Part of the Triticum aestivum cultivar Chinese Spring chromosome 4D, IWGSC CS RefSeq v2.1, whole genome shotgun sequence genome is shown below.
CGTCTACCACGCCACGGCCCCGCAGATCGCGCTCCACTGCGGCGCCGACGCCGCCCAGTTCCTCCTCTTCGAGCGCGCCTCCTTCCTCgtcctcgccgccgtctccgccgccgccttcgcggccgccctCCCGCTCAACCTGCTCGCCGGGGACGCCGCCATCGCCGACCAGTTCGCCGCCACCACCATCTCCCACATCCCCAGGGCCTCCCCGCTGCTCTggctccacctcctcctcaccgccgccgtcgtcgccatcGCGCACCTCGGCATCTCCCGCATGGAGGACGCCCTCCGCATCACCCGCTTCCGCGACGGCAACGGCAACCCCAGCGACCCCAACTCCAGCTCCGTCGCCGTCTTCACCATCATGATCCAGGGCATCCCCAGGGCGCtcgccgccgacaaggcccccctCAAGGAGTACTTCGAGCACAAGTACCCCGGCAAGGTGTACCGCGTCATTGTGCCCTTCGACCTCTGCACGCTCGAGTACCTCGCCGACGAGTGGGGGAAGGTCCGGAACAAGATCTCCTGGCTGGAGGCCAAGATGGACGCCCGCAGCCTGTTTGACGAGTTTGTGCAGGATGAATCAGGGCAGTTGGAAGCCCACTGGCTCGTCAGGAGATGCAAAGAGCTGTGGGCAATGGCCGCGCAGAGGTTCGGGTTTACTGATGATGAGAGGCTAAGGAAGCTGCAGACAAGGAAACTCGTGATTGGGAGCAGGCTGTCGGATTACAAGGAAGGCCGTGCACCTGGTGCTGGCATAGCTTTCATTGTGTTCAAGGATGTGTACACGGCAAACAAGGCTGTGAGGGATTTCCGAATGGAAAGGAAGAAGACACCCATTGGCAGGTTCTTCCCAGTGATGGAGCTCCAGCTTGAGAGGAGCCGATGGAGAGTGGAGAGGGCGCCACCAGCATCAGATATCTACTGGAATCATCTTGGGATGAACAAGACCTCGCTAGCCTTGCGGCGGATTGCGGTCAACACCTGCCTCATTGTAATGCTCCTGTTCTTCAGTTCGCCCTTGTCAATACTCAGTGGAATGCAAAACGCAGCACGGATCATCAATGTGGAGGCTATGGATAATGCCAAATCATGGATTGTTTGGCTTCAAGGCTCAAGCTGGTTCTGGACAATAATCTTTCAGTTTCTACCCAATGTCCTCATCTTCGTGAGCATGTATATTATCATCCCATCAGTACTCTCGTACTTCTCCAAGTTTGAGTTCCATCTGACAGTGTCGGGGGAGCAGAGAGCTGCATTGCTGAAGATGGTTTGCTTCTTCCTTGTTAATCTCATTTTGTTGCGTGCGCTGGTGGAATCGTCACTTGAAAGTTGGATTCTTAGCATGGGACGGTGCTACTTAGATAGTGCAGATTGCAAGCAGATTGAACATTACCTGAGCCCATCATTCTTGTCGAGATCTTCACTTTCTTCCCTGGCGTTCTTAATCACATGCACCTTTCTGGGAATATCTTTTGATCTGCTGGCTCCAATCCCTTGGATAAAGCATATACTGAAGAAATTCAGAAAGAATGATATGGTCCAGTTGGTCCCTGAAGAAAATGAGGAGTACAGATCTATGAACAATGGCGAGGAAACAAATGGTCTGATATCGCCTCTAATGTCTGAGAGAGAAGACAGTGACATTCTGAATGGTTTCGAGGGGCATGATCTTTCCATGTACCCAATAAACCGGAGCTTCCACATGCCAAAGCAGAAATTCGACTTTGCACAATACTATGCATTTGACATCACAATATTCGCGCTCACGATGATCTACTCACTGTTCGCTCCGCTTGTGGTTCCTGTCGGTGCAGTATACTTTGGCTACCGTTACCTTGTGGACAAGTACAACTTCCTGTTCGTGTACAGAGTCAGAGGATTTCCTGCAGGCAATGATGGGAAGCTGATGGATAGGGTGCTGTGCATCATGCAATTCTGTGTTATCTTCTTTCTTGCTGCTATGTTGCTCTTCTTCGCAGTCCAGGGTGATTCCATGAAGCTGCAGGCTATATGTACTCTTGGGCTGTTAGTGTTCTATAAGTTGCTGCCGTCTGGAAGTGATCGCTTCCAGCCGTCCTTGTTAGAAGGGATGCAGTCAGTTAATAGCTTTGTAGACGGTCCAACGGATTATGAAGTTTTTTCACAACCTGACCTGGATTGGAATCTGTATCAATCCTGAAGAAAACTCAAGGTCAATACACACTTGTTTCATTTCGAAGTCATCTACTATCACCAGAGCTTCACATTGTACATCTCTTGTTCTTTTGTATAGTTGATGTAGATTAACTCCTTTTTTCTCTAGCCGGTCTGTTCGTTTTGGAAATGACAAACACTTCAATTTAGATCATGTAGGCATGAGCTGTCTATCTGAATTGCATGAAAAAACATCAGGCATTATCATACATGATCAGTTCATCATCTTGAGATTCTCCATCTAACGCAAAAAGCCCCAACCGCAGCAGATACATCAGTGCATGCCACATTTATTCTTTCCATCTTTTCTGTATTAGTGTTCCAACTGTAAGAGGATTATTGTTATGTTTGGGATTTATGAGATCTCTAACACTGGAATCTATCTTATGTACTGTGAATTGTAGTCAAACTATACTGTAAACTTCTGAAGTTTTGATGTAGCTTCACAAACATTAGTAGTTTAGTACCTGACGTGCAACAAGTGTACTGATATATCATTGTTATTTTGACATCCCTGTTCCTCATCTTTTCTCATTCATATGTGAGGCCATTAGTTAGTTTGCGTGTTTGTATATTTATTAACGAGTGTTCATATATTTGTTAATTTGATGTGTTTGTATCTTTATTAACCATTGTTGATATATTTGTTAATTTGCTGTGTTTGTATCTGTAATTCTGTATTAACCATTGTGTTTATATCGATTGCTTCCAGCCATCCATGTTAATAGAGACACAGACAGTTAAATAGCTTTGTAGACGGTCCAACAGATTATGGAGTTTTTTCACAACCTGACCTGGATTGGGATCTGTATCAATCCTGAAGGAAAAATTCAAGGTTAATATACACTTGTTTCATTTCAAAGTCGCCTAGTATCACTGGAGCTTCACATTGTACAGCTCTCATTCTTTTGTACAGTTATGTAGATTAACTCTCTTTTTTTTTCTAGCTGGAACTGTTTGTTTTGGAAATGACAAACACTTCAGTTTAGGTCATGTAGGCATGAGCAGTCTATCTTAAATTTCATGCCAAAGCATCAGGCATTATCCTACATGATCAATTCATCATCTTCATAAACTTTTTCTTGGAATTGCCTGCATCTAGTGCAAAAAGCCCCAACCATAGGCCATAGCATATATATCAGTGCGTGCTGCGTTAGAATATTCTATAAGAGTATTACTGTTATGCTTGGGGTTTAAGTGTTTTTTAACACTGGGAGCTACCTTATGAACTGTGAGAATTGCAAAGTCAAACTACACAGTAATTTCTGAAGTTTGTATATATCTTCGCAAACATAGTAGTTTAGTGCCATGATGTGCCACAAGTGTATTGTGATACATCATTGGTTATTTTGACATCCCTGTTCCAGGTTTATCCCCTTCTCATCTTTTCTCATTTGTATGTTAGGCCATTAATTAATTTGCTGTCTTCGTATCTTTATTAACCAGTGTTCTTATATTTGTTAATTTGCTGTGTTTGTATCTTTATTAACCGTTGTTTGTATATTGATTGCCTCCAGCCATCCTTGTTAATAGAGATGCAGACAGTTAAATAGCTTTGTAGACGGTCCAACGGATTATGAAGTTTTTTCGCAACCTGGCCTGGATTGGAATCTGTATCAATCTTGAAGAAGCACTCAAGGTCAATCAATACACGCTTGTTTCCTGACATAGACATCTAGTATCACCGGAGCTTCTCATTGTACGACTCCCAGTTGTTTCTGTACAGTAATCTAGGACAGCTCCTTTTTTTCTAGCTGGAACTGTTGTGTTGGAACTCGGAAATGACATAGACTTCGATTTGGACCATGAAAGCATGAGCTGCCATTTGGAAATCCCATGAGAGAATATCTGGTGTCATCCTATTCCTACACTATTAGAGTTCACCATCTTGAGATTTTTTTTTCCCTTTAATTGCGTCCATCTAACGCAAAGGCCCAACCGCAGCAGATGTATCAGTGCATGCCACATTTATTCTTTCCATCTCTTCTGTGTTAGAATGTCCCAACTATAAGAGAATTATTGTTATGTTCAGGATTTAAGAAAATTTTAATGCTGAGAGTACCTTATGCACTGTGGAGTTTTGACAGTCTTAACTATGCGGTAACTCCTGAAGTTTTGATGTAGCTTCACAAACATCAGTACCATGAGCATATATGCCATATTTATatcttgatgacatcctggttccAGGTTTCTTCTTCCCTTTTCATCTTTTCTCTTCTGTATCTTTGGCCATTTGGCAGTTTGCTGTCTCTGTACCTTTCTTTATCAGTGTTCCTTGTATTGATGCTTTTGCCTGCGTGTAATCAGAGGCAATATGGTTCCGAAACTACTTCACACACGATATGTTGTCACGATACTCACACGATGGCTAATCCAACAGCTTTCTACGGTTTAGTCTTTCGCATGGATGTAGGATATGCGTATATCGTCCgtgaaatgtcatgtgtgtagcaACGTTCATATGGTTCTGGTCTTATCTGACTTTTTTGGTTATATGATCAAGGTTCAATAAAGTGCTAGGCGTTGGCCTTCGCCTAGCGCCTAAGTTCCTAGGCGGCCATACAGTTTTGACTTGATAGGCATGTATTTAGGCTATTATGTGCATATATAAAATGCAAACGAGTACATTATTGGCCTGTCAGTACTATAT
Proteins encoded:
- the LOC123098929 gene encoding CSC1-like protein At4g35870; its protein translation is MGPGAPSPEDAAGGEPEAWYGSIQYLVNISAVGAASCVLLFLLVKLRFDHRRIPGPSALAAKLLAVYHATAPQIALHCGADAAQFLLFERASFLVLAAVSAAAFAAALPLNLLAGDAAIADQFAATTISHIPRASPLLWLHLLLTAAVVAIAHLGISRMEDALRITRFRDGNGNPSDPNSSSVAVFTIMIQGIPRALAADKAPLKEYFEHKYPGKVYRVIVPFDLCTLEYLADEWGKVRNKISWLEAKMDARSLFDEFVQDESGQLEAHWLVRRCKELWAMAAQRFGFTDDERLRKLQTRKLVIGSRLSDYKEGRAPGAGIAFIVFKDVYTANKAVRDFRMERKKTPIGRFFPVMELQLERSRWRVERAPPASDIYWNHLGMNKTSLALRRIAVNTCLIVMLLFFSSPLSILSGMQNAARIINVEAMDNAKSWIVWLQGSSWFWTIIFQFLPNVLIFVSMYIIIPSVLSYFSKFEFHLTVSGEQRAALLKMVCFFLVNLILLRALVESSLESWILSMGRCYLDSADCKQIEHYLSPSFLSRSSLSSLAFLITCTFLGISFDLLAPIPWIKHILKKFRKNDMVQLVPEENEEYRSMNNGEETNGLISPLMSEREDSDILNGFEGHDLSMYPINRSFHMPKQKFDFAQYYAFDITIFALTMIYSLFAPLVVPVGAVYFGYRYLVDKYNFLFVYRVRGFPAGNDGKLMDRVLCIMQFCVIFFLAAMLLFFAVQGDSMKLQAICTLGLLVFYKLLPSGSDRFQPSLLEGMQSVNSFVDGPTDYEVFSQPDLDWNLYQS